The genomic segment ATACCAAGAGTTGTCAACGTCAACGAGTTGTCTACTcagttatatatattatataagttaCATGTCGAACTAACGAAAACATAACGCCATTCATACCAGTCCAGTAGTTTAATTGAGCGGTGAAATAATTTATTACTTgatcaatttaaaaaatttaattttaattgagcTGACTAGAAGAGTCTAGAGTAAACAATAGtcaaataagtaaaaatttattctatttttaaataagaaaaataataataacccaaaataaatatttttaaagaaataaagagacaatggagaatggaaagtactcagacgatacctattattctctctactattGGAGTCATATAAAACCTTATAAGatttatatatacagtagactccctctataacgagaactgaaatggcagactaattacctcgttataagcggatctcgttatatccaacaacaatcatattgtgcatacatatgaatatgtagttttctaaaacattaactttctatagtgaaaccattcggagcaatataatatgctaataaatattgtttgaatggcgtttttaaaacaaagttgtttacttttattgtcaatgaaatgcattaaaacaaaaaagagttgtttacttttactgtcaatgatatatgttaaaacaaaaaatctgtattctgtaaatatgtataaagcgtataaagttattttgtcatttttgactgctttaaattgtccagttttctatctatcatattttctaaagatgtgaatatatatatatatatatatatatatatatatatatatatatatatatatatatatatatatatgtaggtatGTAGGAATATTTCTTACTATAAGTATTTAGCATAGTTTTATTCATTAGTTACGCCACTGCAAGGAACCACTTAAACAATATGCTTAAGTCGCTATAAGGGAGACGGGATTCAGAGGCGAAGGGGGACAGGAGATATGTAGACGAGAACAGACATTCCTCCTGAGCCGGGCATTCGATTTTTGTCGCTCGAACTGAGTAGACTTAAATTATCGTGCACGCCGAAAAGACGAAAGACGAAACCAATTAACGACGGGGGTGTTCGATATTTTAATTCGCAGGTCGCAGACAATTATCCGTAATCTTGTgtattgtaaatgtaaataacATCAGTACAGTGTATTCTATATAAAAAAGACTTCTAGCATAGATCGCGGGCTTTTAATATAACGTTAACcctcttcaaataataaaagaacttaaATTAGACCTACatatatataaagtatatatatatatatatatatatatatatatatatatatatatatatatatatataagaccaAGCAGAAAGAGATACTACTTTTAACATCCACATGCGTATTTTGGGGGAGAGaaaaaaatttttgggagatactcactcgtaccaagtcacctagagcTCGATAATACGGAAAGAGTCCCaacagagctcaatccttttgataccgtaggtatctgaaataataataataagaaaaaggTGCTACGCTGGAACAATGAGTTGTACGGTAGTTTGCTAAACAAGgtggcacgtgccgtacaagagtttagtgGAACAAACCGACCCCTACCAAAAGTAAACTCTTCTAAGAAACTaggagcgctgttacaaattgtgaatactgaagtccTAAACAATTATATCACAGAAGtctgctgatttactgtgcagcaacagcaattactaatgttatgggcattaagataagaacacgacggggtaccaacATCGGAAGGACTGGTAACATAATAGCACCCTGAGAAAAACGACAGCTGGACACACAGTCGTTATTCAACACACctcaacaatgcctggacacattaaaacaaaaactctctgTTAGATAAATCTCTCTCTTTAATTCAGGCCGCCTAAGGAGATAAAATAGAAAGAGATAAAATGAAAGCGTTTTATAGGAAACTCCACtgtggaaaatgaaaataagtcataaccaagccaagaagaaattcacgAGTTTTGGTGAAATCAACTTTCAACGCCAGCTACCCATAACACCAATGCTGGAAGGATTGAAGATACAACGAACAATCGTCAGCATTACAATAATATCCCTTACGAACCCTTTACCACTGAAGAAGTGTCAAATaatatcaaagagcttcataactggaaatttCCTGGAACAGACGGAGTACAAAACGtttggctaaagaagttttggagtgttcataaTTGTTTTTCAATGTTGATTAATCATGTTATCTCTAATTGCAGGAAATACCACCATTTCTTACTAACGAAACCACTTACGTAATActgaaggatcaaaataacacccaagatccagccaagtactgCCCAATTagttgtcttccaactttgtacaaattggtcacatcctgtgtaacCCAGCATATCTACCAACACTattctctaaacaatatcatagagcctaaAGAGAAAGGATAATAAAATAAAGTCGATGATATTAACTCTTTATACCTATACTTTATATACCTCTTTAAGGCATATAATGACGGAGTTGAacactaaaattcaccttcaaatacctgctgaaaacaacatcgaaactgaagatatcccaattaaccggggccttttTCAGGGGGACTTGAGTCCACTTTTGTTCCGTTTGATATACCGCTGATAATTTTAAAATGGAAACCAAACGGAGGGAGGAAACCAGGACGTCCTAGAATAGAGTGGAATGGACAAAAAAAAAGCAATGGAAAAAACAGACCTCAGTGAAGAAGATATATATGAAACGGAGAAATGACGATTGGGATATGGTAAACGCAGACAAAATATGCTGTGTAAAGTCACAGATAAGTAAGTAAGTATTCTATTTTTGCGGTCGAGTAAAGCTCTCCCATCATATTTTTAGTCGACTAGCGCGGTCACTAAACACCTATGGACAGAGACCATTTAGtcgacttttttttttcaattcattttAGATACTCGACTTGCTACTTAATGCTTTCAAGTAACACTAACTTAGTGTAACGATTGTTTTTATTTGATTGAATTATTTTACTCTGTTAAATCACTGGATACGTATGAACTGTGCTTTACGTtagaaaataaatttgtttttaatatcaAATGTTTGGCCTCAATATACATTTGATAATCAGGTTAGTTAAATATAGCGATACAAAAGTATTTAAATATTAAGTATCGATTGTGTTTAGACCCTTAAAACTATCGCCAAAACAAGTAACATAAGCAAGTAACaagaaaattataatattaagcACAAAAAGGAAGGTTGGTTACTAATGGAAAGTTTGGTAGGAAAAATCCAAGGTGAAGCATTACTGACCTGAAAATAAAAGAAAGTTTTAGTAACAAAGTTTTTTATAACTCTCAGGTTAAGATTCATTGACGCCCGTTTCATTTTGCAGTTTAGCTATATTTAGTATTTCTTGTATCCTTTTGttactgttttctttttgttatcTATCTGTCATTGATTTATTACTATTCTACCAGTCATATCCTTACCCACCCCAATGAAGTTTCCGATTCTGAGCAACGAGTTCTTTGTAAAGTTCCTTTATACAATTAGCTTTTTATCACCGGATCTTCTTCTTTTTAACCACCTGAGTTGATTTTCGTTACAGTAGTACTTGGTTGTAATCTCGATTTCTTAAAGTATTCGCTAATGATGGATAGATAATTCGTAAGAGTGTTTTCGATAGTTTCTAGCGATTGGTGGCTTGTTGCAAGGGTCCAGTCATCAGAATATTCAAACTTGCGAGATTCGGTTGCAGACATGTCAGCAATATAGAAGCTAAAAAGTAAAAGGACAAGCGCAGAACCCTTCCCACAGaacttattattcagttttatctGTTTGCCCAAATTCTTTCCAATTATTACCCGGAAGGTTTTGTTTGCCAGCATGTTGTCAATGAGGTTAATTATCTTTCTGCACGGGATAATACCGGCCAGTTTATATATTAATCCCTGTCTCCAAACAGTATCGTATGCTGCTGTTAAATCTATGAATGCTGCGgctgttttttgtttgttttgaaaaCTAGCTTGTATAAAAGTTGCTAGTGAGAAGACTTGGTCCGTACAGCTTCGATGAGGCAAAGGCCTGCTTCTTCAGTGGGGATATTTTCAAGTATCATATGACTAATTCTGTTGAGAAGTTTTTCTAATAGTTTATATAGCATATTGAGTAGGGTTATGGGAGTAGTTTTCTGACTTATCATTTGGTTTGCCCAGTTTCGGAATTGCAATGTCTTGGTTCGCGTAAGTGAGAAAGAAATGTTGCCTGACTAATCAGGCAATAAATGTTATGGTATATCAGTGTAGAACATTGCAAGCCACTGTTTCGTATATGCATCACTGCGTATCAAGAACTTAGAATGGATACTATCAAACCTAGGTGCCAAATAATAATTCTTGCTGAATATTCGGAGAGTTAATTTTGTTCGTTTGTTTTAATGTTATCAAGTCTATTTTCACTTTGGTAGTGGTTAAATTATTGGCTtttatcgataatttcccacctctaccagtttcatttctttttatttcacaacgtattatgttttctatcttttgcgttattttgccgggcCTTAATGCACTCATTACTGTATATAATATGATTTACTAGCATAATAGTCTATAGTGTTGTTACCAACAGTATACATTAAATCCGTATCTGATAATGTGGAAGATGAAATAAGTTTCCATTAAaagttaagaagttaagaatttaCAAATATCTACAAATTTAGTAACGCAATACAAAGGCATATATTAATATTCAGGTCTTAGTTTAAGAAAAAATAACAACGGGGAAGATAAATTATATGCGGTAATCGGCAAGAGTCCCCAGGGAGGATAAAAGAAATGAAATAAAGAGATTCGTAATATAATGACAGCTAGGGGACGAAAGAATAGTAGAACGAATAAATGGGAGTTCAAAATGTTGAATACCAAATAAtaccaaaattaattttttaattgataattcaTGTAGGGAAGAAACATCCCAAATAGTAACAGAAGGCGgtaaattgtaataaaatcaaAGCTGTATGTATATTTCTAATGGATTTCAAGAACATTAGCTCCAGAGTCCTGGTTGGGCTCTAATCTATTAAATTAGTCTTCTCCATTCATTCCTATTTTTCGATATTGCTCTCCAGTTTCTAGTCTTAAGTGTGTTCAGATCTTCCTGTACTTGGTCCATATACATTATATTTTTGCTCGTCCCTTACATGACTTTCCTATCATGCTTTTCTAACGAAATTGTGAGATCAAAAAAACTGATTGAGATGGACAGGATGTACAGTGCAAGTTCATTGGACCAAGGAAAATATTAGGGTTGTATTCAAAATCACAAACGGCTATAATTTTGTACTTACCTCACTTTCAGAATCATATAACTCTTCGGAACTTTGATATGATTCTTCAGcctaaaaaatattcaaattgattATAAAATCGTTAGCATGTAGTATTATagctaatatatataaatatatatatatatatatatatatatatatatatatatatgtatatatatattatatatattatatatatatatataatatatatatatatatatatatatatatatatatatatatatacaaatcatgtaatataataatattactgCCTATTCATACTAAACAAATCACATTTCTGACTACTAATTCTACCACTGCTTCTGCATAATACAGTAGATAATAAACCATTTCACTTACCAATATCTTTCTTTCTTCTATTATATTATCATTTTTAGAGGGAGCTTCTTCCTCTATGCCAGGTATGGCACacagtttaaaatatttaatagctaaagatatttccttttttaattttatagggACAGTCACACAGCCTAGATAAATAAATTCTAGCACATACTTCATTACTTTTGGAGAATACTCTGGCATATATAAACAATTCTgtaacaattattaataattaatttattactaATAGTAATAATTGCTTTTCATTAGATATGGATTACAAATGGAATAGAAAATAGCTTCAGGTTGTTATATATTTTCACAATACACATTTGCCACCAGCATTATATAAAGGAAAAGGTAGTACAAAACTCATTCTAACTCTAGAAGTAAGATGGAATACTATGAGTGATTGCATTAGATGTTACATAGAAAACAGGGGAAtagtattgcttgtcaaatttaaggtgatacttgacaaatttgtccacctgcgtagaaaattaagtgagaacgcattcggaggaaaagagatacataatgcgctcggtatCTTCGCCTCcttggtacactccatactacaagtttacagagagtgaccttatttattaatggaacttctatgatatgtctatattgtatgttattttgacgtttaaatttttccttcggaaatttttctcaaaatacaaaatattttgtttttgttacttggtaaaaaattcttctaataattatattttatttgactcattaatattgaccattcagtcatgttgaagcggcagttttttcgaacacttctataaatgtctcgttctgtaattttataagaggaatattggcagagatgaaagctttacatttgcattacagtaaactgtataagaataaaagaagagtagttaatcttatacctggaacataccgacgaaacatttattactcaatttttatactagaattgtcataatattttatattatagtcatATAATTTTATTCTTCGGATCTTTGGCATTTTAGCaagttataaatattttaatctgttgtttatttctttacaatagaataataccagccccgttgggatggctgtcaacatctggtatttaggtactaaactgtataactttattaactttcccgaatattttatttttgtaaggagattttgtagaaatatatcgtataaaatatatagtgactgagttgtcaatatgaataagtcagataaacagcttctctctgcataaaaataattacatttgctattacctccctcgtttgtccagacaagactttgccttctaattttgaatgaaaatccatgtttataatttaaagtacttaacaataattatttaaaaagtcaaacctattgtaatacgatatttcttcaacacacagtaactttaaacataagtaaaataaaaaaaaaactttgtcgcagactatacaagtaccttacACTTCGAAgtgccaagaaataataaggacgaattctattgtggtcgaatgcgcatcgtgggtggagcctaatttcaaatcggccaagtatcacgttaaatttgacaagcaatacaaGTATGCCAAGACAATAAGAATCACATTAACATCGATATTTGcaacataataaataataatggcATTGTAgtaaacatctatcaacaaacttgaagcatttaaaatgtggtcattgagaagaataatgcgcataccttgggtggatagagttcgaaacgatgacatccttaagagagccggcgtggaaagagaactctttgaattaattaaaaaacgcaagattggttaccttgggcacatattgagatgagcaaaatatgaaataccacagttaatcctacaagggaagatcgaaggtaggagaggagccggccgcaaacaattatcctggttaaggaatattaaagaatggacaggaatacacaatacaggagagctgtgtcacgccgccaagaacagaattctagtaatgagatagtcgcctatgcactttggtgtatggcattttaagaagaagaaagtaaACATTAAGGACTTTCTAAAAAGATTGCATCCTGTTTCAGTGGCACTTGATAGAATGCAATGAGACTCAACTACAATTGCTGTCACCATAGAAACTTGGATTCAACTGGAAAAATATCTGAGTGATCAaccaattcaaattaaaaatttatattacaaaagGAGGAATATGGCTTTATGAAACCCTCATTTTTTGGAAAACTTAATGGATCATCGCCTTTTGGGAGAAAGACTTACAgctaaacaaaaagaagaggcttatgaatatttaaattcaaTCAATGGAGATTTTGTTCCGTTTGTAATGGCACTAACTTCTAAGTCTAAACCTTTTCTGTCTTTCATGTATACCTagtccaaataaaaaaaaatctctaTTATTATGTTGCAAGTCTGTTCAAATCGCTGAATCTGCTTGGCCTGATAAAAGCATATTCCTCGATTAACCAATTACTTACGGCAGTAGACTCAATGGCAGGCATTGAAAGGTGCTTTTCAAGCTTTGTACTTGTGCATTccaaattacaaaataatttagGAACCTAAAAGGCTGCTACTTATATTcatgtttaaatatttaaccAGTTCTTCATACCAAAAACATGACAATTTGGAATGGATTTGGCCTGAACAAGAAACTGAAAGAAGGAAAAATGAAGAGGTAGGTCTTGGGTGCTTTACTGGTTTTGATTCAGACACTTCAGATGTTTTGTTTtgaaaaatagaaatatatgtttaagtttaaaatgttttcaatatttttagttaATTTAATTGTTACTTGGATACTCGTGTCATTTTGTTTTCTGCTTATGTAACATATACCATgtgtatgtttatatttttatttaaagtaaaaatgTTTCTTATACTGTTACGTTCTTCATTTACAGTCTTATTTTAGTCAATTTAGTTATTAAAATGCTTTCCAAAATATCTTataaatatctataaatatattttggatatatataatatatatctgatattttgatatttataaaaatttcaaTGGATATTTTGTGTCCCACAGAAAGGGATATACTGCATACTACACTGTCAATTTGGTAATTTGTTATCAATTATTGGCATATAAATAACCTAGAGTATAAAGAAAAGTCATCCCAAAATAAAGTTTTGTATATCCAAAAGCGTAATACTCTAAATTTGGTAAAAACAAATACATAATAAAGTGTATAACAAATTTCAAAATAACTAGGTTTGATTTTAAGTAATTAACTTTTTTTGTATTAGCATAGTTTGTCATCTTTAGATAATTTACAAACAGAAACTTCACTGGAAGTTTACTCTGCACAACCTACATTTTATACATACCGGacaattttcacatttggtcccattgaagatagctataattgagctgtcaattaaagttcatagaacgaaatgttggcgcttgactgtgttgccatgtttttttaataaatcgggaaatagcatgtgatttataattaataaaaatccaatagaacgttaacaaactaacagtataaaagaaattctttcaaagaataataagaatagtattcaggtactttccacagacatctggtgaccatctgtaacaatctggcaactggtggtttgaggattgccaaatctatcagcttattatcaaaggcaaatgccaaaaaatgttgtaataattaactgcaagcAATATGAGAAGAAACaagtatttattcgttcgtgttgtatataaaaaaataaaaaaattgcataattcatataataatataataaaaatgtatttttgaaagcttctctatttgtaattgaagcctacaacatatacattataaagacatgacaacacagtcaaACATCAAAGATTTGTTCTATGAACTTAAATTGACGGCTCattatagctatcttcaatgggaccaaatgtgaaaatcgtcctaCATACCTAACATACTAACTTGTAATCAACATAATTCATGGAACAAAGGATCTTGTGTATTAGATGTAGCACTAATAAACTATTATAATGTGAAGCACAATCTAATCTAGATAGCGTAAGGAAAAAGGGTTATGGCTGAATCATATCATATAACACAAAATTaagtatgtatataaatattacattcctttaatatttatatacaaaatgtCTTTAAGGTTACAGTACCGAAAGGTATATGTGGCCAAATATTATTATGAATAATTAAATTATGGTTGATAAATTTGGGTATTAAATAGCTTATTTAACAATGTTATTgaagaaataatgaaaaatatagaattatCCGAAGATAAATGCTTAAATTGAATATGAATTTTAagtaacaaacaaataaaaataaagaagagcATATTGAATACAAGAAGATTAAGaggaaaacaaatatttaattgtgatgagaaagcaaaatatataaataatatgaaaTTGAGGAATAATATCACAAAGCAACATGTTTAATAGACAAAGCACAAACTACCTACAGATATATCTGCACAACCACTTTTTAactcttaattttaattaaatgtaaTTAGATACTATTAGTAAAATGAAAATATCTGACAAGCAGATCATTAATAGGTGTTGATATTTATCACAAAAATGTTTGTAATATAAATTTACTCAAttcttatataaaataaaacatacttATACCTCGTATGgattattattttattacctttCCTTCACTACCAGTTTTTAACAATTCATAAAATACACTACTTTCTGCAGCAATAATAGGACCGTGAACTTTAATACTTTTACCTCCAGCTAAAACTATATGTGTATCTACGAACTTTTGATTCAAATAAAAATGGTAAATTGTATTTCCATATCCTGCTCCACTGGATGTAAAAATTATACAATTATTATCAGTACATTGattttccatatttttctttatttttatgttgttaaaattaaattcaatgtatttgaatttttaattgtttttcaagttttttaGGTTATaatgttcttgttcttcttttctTAAACGATAGAAACGAAACATTGGTCTTATAATAGGAGAGCTGGTAGACATTTTTGAGTAGGTATTTGAGACATTCTGACAAATTTTCAGATAAATATCTCTTCCATAATATCATAATACAGAAATAGAGAGCTGACTGTAGGGAAGCGGCCCATTTAACAAcccctaaattaaaaaatgtttaaacatttttattacataaaatacagaggcaatttgtcattttttttaaagtgaatttaaatattcaaaaataaataatataaacaaggGCCAGGCGATTTGCGAGGGATTTTAATTCTG from the Diabrotica undecimpunctata isolate CICGRU chromosome 1, icDiaUnde3, whole genome shotgun sequence genome contains:
- the LOC140451871 gene encoding uncharacterized protein isoform X2, translating into MENQCTDNNCIIFTSSGAGYGNTIYHFYLNQKFVDTHIVLAGGKSIKVHGPIIAAESSVFYELLKTGSEGKNCLYMPEYSPKVMKYVLEFIYLGCVTVPIKLKKEISLAIKYFKLCAIPGIEEEAPSKNDNIIEERKILAEESYQSSEELYDSESEVSNASPWIFPTKLSISNQPSFLCLIL
- the LOC140451871 gene encoding uncharacterized protein isoform X3, which codes for MENQCTDNNCIIFTSSGAGYGNTIYHFYLNQKFVDTHIVLAGGKSIKVHGPIIAAESSVFYELLKTGSEGKNCLYMPEYSPKVMKYVLEFIYLGCVTVPIKLKKEISLAIKYFKLCAIPGIEEEAPSKNDNIIEERKILAEESYQSSEELYDSESEINLLL
- the LOC140451871 gene encoding uncharacterized protein isoform X4, with the protein product MENQCTDNNCIIFTSSGAGYGNTIYHFYLNQKFVDTHIVLAGGKSIKVHGPIIAAESSVFYELLKTGSEGKNCLYMPEYSPKVMKYVLEFIYLGCVTVPIKLKKEISLAIKYFKLCAIPGIEEEAPSKNDNIIEERKILAEESYQSSEELYDSESELI
- the LOC140451871 gene encoding uncharacterized protein isoform X1; this encodes MENQCTDNNCIIFTSSGAGYGNTIYHFYLNQKFVDTHIVLAGGKSIKVHGPIIAAESSVFYELLKTGSEGKNCLYMPEYSPKVMKYVLEFIYLGCVTVPIKLKKEISLAIKYFKLCAIPGIEEEAPSKNDNIIEERKILAEESYQSSEELYDSESEEEVLSCRKDKSTIVRNPFVHKSKKKIQKSPVKASPDKQRSLKKSKSTSKKEVTCSPKNGWISKNDYKTISDHFCVICNRKEKDIRTHVKSEHKRYIRTRNFKCKVCNQFFYLKEIAREHPSVCSRNSS